In Pleomorphomonas sp. T1.2MG-36, a single window of DNA contains:
- a CDS encoding lactate/malate family dehydrogenase, protein MHTNKLVVIGVGHVGSYVLADAMKTGLFARIGVIDILKNVAFGEALDQSQATALTYMNNVDVTDGGYEQCADADVIIVAAGGSVVPDPANPKAEPDRAQLTKANRGVIREVMAGIARYTRDAIVILITNPLDTMVYIAENEFGYPRGRVFGTGTMLDSARLRKLIANTYGIDPKSVTGFMMGEHGRTAFPVLSHVNVSGIPFDELGRHFEAREDIRDPDVVKARIVSAAYEVLNGKGWTNAGVAQAAITMAKAVLLDERSVYPASTTLRGQYGYDGDVALSMPCLIGREGIVRQLPIELNDWEKKKLVESADYIQATMRDAETGPTR, encoded by the coding sequence ATGCACACGAACAAGCTGGTCGTCATCGGCGTCGGCCACGTCGGCTCCTATGTTCTCGCCGATGCGATGAAGACGGGGTTGTTCGCCAGGATCGGTGTCATCGACATCCTGAAGAATGTCGCTTTCGGCGAGGCGCTGGACCAGTCGCAGGCGACCGCGCTGACCTACATGAACAACGTCGACGTCACCGACGGCGGCTACGAACAATGTGCCGATGCCGACGTGATCATCGTCGCGGCGGGAGGCAGCGTCGTGCCGGACCCCGCCAATCCCAAGGCCGAGCCGGATCGGGCCCAACTGACCAAGGCCAACCGCGGCGTCATCCGCGAAGTGATGGCCGGCATCGCCCGATATACCCGCGACGCCATCGTCATCCTGATCACCAATCCGCTGGATACGATGGTCTACATCGCCGAGAACGAGTTCGGCTATCCGCGCGGGCGGGTGTTCGGCACGGGCACCATGCTCGACTCGGCCCGGCTGCGCAAACTGATCGCCAACACCTACGGCATCGACCCGAAGTCGGTGACCGGATTCATGATGGGCGAGCATGGCCGGACGGCGTTTCCTGTTCTCAGCCACGTCAACGTCAGCGGCATCCCCTTCGATGAGTTGGGCCGGCATTTCGAGGCCAGGGAAGACATTCGCGATCCCGATGTCGTCAAGGCACGGATCGTCTCCGCCGCCTATGAAGTCCTGAACGGCAAGGGTTGGACCAACGCCGGCGTCGCCCAGGCGGCCATCACCATGGCCAAGGCGGTTCTGCTGGACGAGCGCAGCGTCTATCCCGCCTCCACGACGCTTCGGGGCCAGTATGGCTACGATGGCGACGTGGCGCTGAGCATGCCGTGCCTGATCGGCCGCGAGGGCATCGTGAGACAGTTGCCGATCGAGCTGAACGACTGGGAAAAGAAGAAGTTGGTTGAATCGGCCGACTATATCCAGGCGACGATGAGGGACGCCGAGACCGGCCCGACACGCTGA
- a CDS encoding beta-galactosidase, protein MKLASPAPLSVWRPLALDDFLVGAPHYPEHVDESYWQRDAKRMAAAGFNAVRMGEFAWHILEPREGVFDFSLFDRAIAILGQHGVGTIFCTPTATPPRWLTATYPEVLRVDEHGRTASHGSRQHADTASPVYRLHSRRITRALAEHYRDNPHVIGWQTDNELNTTVSTSYSEATAREFRRYLRGRYKTIADLNHAWGGVFWALAYDSFDQVVLPLSGAPGHPSPGHVQDFHRFLATATADFQHDQVEILRATNGNWFVFHNLGRLVDIDFRGQFGEDLDFLGFDIYPMLYDEMQRTGGHAATQALHLDVCRGFTGNFIVPEQASGFGSQPTFSTMTPEPGEMRRMAMSSVARGADGLMFFRWRPAHFGAEIYWMGILDHDDVPRRRYEEARRFASDIARIKQDLLGTSVRMDVGIAGADFDNQEAHKTYPIGLPSPFEDATRLHRYCYDNGIACGFIHPEDDLSRLKLLYIPHWVMWKPEWHEPVEAFVRNGGTLVVGAMTGTRDTNNHVIRTMAPGPELAGLCGVRVEEFGRVAEPGADGLFLLQGGEGGSYKPAKTLPAGSTERRYTFTLGNREYEAAHLYELLEIDGDVEAIGRWSNRFAAGRAAVTSRKVGAGRAIYVGTYLTDALVEGLADQLFPAANVAPLISDLPSKVEVTMREAEDRQLLFVLNTDAEPATVPGVASGTDLLTGRPVKGPLALGPYGCAVIKLD, encoded by the coding sequence ATGAAACTCGCATCTCCGGCGCCGCTGTCGGTTTGGCGCCCGCTCGCCCTCGACGATTTCCTTGTTGGTGCCCCGCACTACCCCGAGCATGTCGACGAAAGCTACTGGCAGCGCGACGCCAAGCGTATGGCGGCCGCCGGCTTCAACGCGGTCCGCATGGGCGAGTTCGCCTGGCATATCCTCGAACCGCGCGAAGGCGTTTTCGACTTCTCGCTGTTCGACCGGGCGATCGCCATCCTGGGGCAGCATGGCGTCGGCACCATATTTTGCACGCCGACGGCGACGCCGCCACGCTGGTTGACGGCCACCTACCCGGAAGTGCTGCGCGTCGACGAGCACGGCCGCACCGCCAGCCATGGCTCACGCCAGCACGCCGACACCGCCAGCCCGGTCTACCGGCTGCACAGCCGGCGCATCACCCGGGCTTTGGCCGAGCACTATCGCGACAATCCGCACGTGATCGGCTGGCAGACCGACAACGAGCTCAACACCACGGTCTCGACCTCCTATTCGGAAGCGACCGCCCGCGAGTTCCGCCGCTATCTGCGCGGACGCTACAAGACCATCGCCGACCTCAATCACGCCTGGGGCGGCGTTTTCTGGGCACTGGCCTACGACAGCTTCGACCAGGTGGTGCTGCCGCTTTCCGGGGCTCCCGGCCATCCCTCGCCCGGCCACGTTCAGGACTTCCACCGCTTCCTGGCGACAGCCACGGCGGACTTCCAGCACGATCAGGTCGAGATCCTGCGTGCCACCAACGGCAACTGGTTCGTCTTCCACAACCTCGGCCGTCTGGTCGACATCGACTTCCGCGGACAGTTCGGTGAGGATCTCGACTTTCTCGGCTTCGACATCTACCCGATGCTCTACGACGAGATGCAGAGGACAGGTGGTCACGCGGCAACCCAGGCCTTGCACCTCGATGTCTGCCGCGGCTTCACCGGCAACTTCATCGTCCCCGAGCAGGCTTCGGGCTTCGGCAGTCAGCCAACCTTCTCGACCATGACGCCCGAGCCGGGTGAGATGCGTCGCATGGCGATGAGTTCGGTGGCGCGCGGCGCCGACGGCCTGATGTTCTTCCGCTGGCGCCCGGCGCATTTCGGTGCCGAGATCTACTGGATGGGCATCCTTGACCACGACGACGTGCCCCGCCGCCGCTATGAGGAGGCACGCCGCTTTGCCTCGGATATCGCCCGGATCAAGCAGGATCTTCTCGGCACGTCGGTGCGCATGGACGTCGGCATCGCCGGCGCCGACTTCGACAACCAGGAAGCCCACAAGACCTACCCGATCGGCCTGCCGAGCCCGTTCGAAGATGCGACGCGGCTGCATCGCTACTGCTACGACAACGGCATCGCCTGTGGCTTCATCCATCCCGAGGACGATCTCTCGCGCCTCAAGCTGCTCTACATCCCCCACTGGGTGATGTGGAAGCCGGAGTGGCACGAGCCGGTGGAGGCCTTCGTCAGGAACGGAGGCACGCTGGTCGTCGGCGCCATGACCGGAACGCGGGACACCAACAACCACGTCATCCGCACCATGGCCCCAGGGCCGGAACTTGCCGGACTGTGCGGCGTTCGCGTCGAGGAGTTCGGGCGCGTTGCCGAGCCGGGTGCCGACGGATTGTTCTTGCTTCAGGGGGGCGAAGGAGGATCGTACAAGCCGGCGAAGACGCTTCCGGCCGGATCGACCGAACGCCGCTACACCTTCACCCTCGGCAATCGCGAGTACGAAGCCGCCCACCTCTACGAACTGCTTGAGATCGATGGCGACGTCGAGGCCATCGGCCGTTGGAGCAACCGCTTCGCTGCAGGCCGCGCAGCCGTCACCAGTCGCAAGGTCGGTGCCGGACGAGCGATCTACGTCGGCACCTACCTGACCGACGCTTTGGTCGAAGGCCTCGCCGACCAACTGTTTCCGGCTGCCAACGTCGCCCCGCTCATTTCCGACCTGCCGTCAAAGGTCGAGGTGACGATGCGCGAAGCGGAGGATCGCCAGCTTCTCTTCGTCCTCAACACGGATGCCGAACCGGCAACCGTTCCCGGCGTTGCCTCCGGCACCGATCTTCTGACGGGCCGGCCGGTCAAAGGCCCGCTTGCACTGGGGCCCTACGGCTGCGCCGTCATCAAGCTGGACTGA
- a CDS encoding cysteine hydrolase family protein, translated as MAGQGLIHGPLGAGALHVCVDMQRIFGPGYPWAMPWMERVTPAIERLCDRHAERTLFTRFIPAARPGEGRGTWRRYYQRWADITLENLEADAVRLVPALERFAPPARILDKHVYSPWTEGGLDALLSGSDIDTLVITGGETDVCVLASALGGIDRGYRVVLVGDALCSFIDETHDALMELYLTRFTEQLEVTTVDEVLESWR; from the coding sequence ATGGCCGGACAGGGTCTGATCCATGGTCCGTTGGGAGCAGGTGCGCTGCACGTCTGCGTCGACATGCAGCGCATCTTCGGACCCGGCTATCCCTGGGCGATGCCGTGGATGGAGCGGGTGACGCCGGCGATCGAGCGGTTGTGCGACCGGCACGCCGAACGCACGCTGTTCACCCGCTTCATTCCGGCGGCAAGGCCAGGGGAAGGACGCGGCACCTGGAGGCGCTACTACCAGCGCTGGGCCGATATAACGCTCGAAAATCTGGAGGCCGACGCCGTGCGACTGGTTCCGGCCCTGGAGCGGTTCGCTCCGCCGGCCAGGATACTGGACAAGCACGTCTATTCGCCCTGGACCGAAGGAGGGCTCGATGCGCTTCTGTCCGGTTCCGATATCGATACGCTGGTGATCACCGGCGGCGAGACCGACGTCTGCGTTCTCGCCTCGGCGCTTGGCGGCATCGACCGCGGTTATCGGGTGGTGCTGGTCGGCGACGCTCTGTGCAGCTTCATCGACGAGACGCACGACGCCCTGATGGAGCTCTACCTCACCCGCTTCACCGAACAGCTCGAAGTCACCACCGTCGACGAAGTGCTGGAGAGCTGGCGATGA
- a CDS encoding SDR family oxidoreductase, whose amino-acid sequence MKTALITGCSSGYGLEIARHFHAQGWTVIATMRKPREDVLPRSDRLRVLPLDVTAPASIADAVEAAGPIDVLVNNAGIGVVGAFEATPMAHVRKVFETNTFGVMAMTQAVIPQMRERRSGVIVNVTSSVTLAPMPLAAAYTASKQAIEGFTGSLAHELAEFGVRTKLVEPGYAPTTRFAANTDIPVMDLIPETYADYAGPIFAAFANPPMTTKESDVAEAVWMAANDTTARLRYPAGADAVALASNA is encoded by the coding sequence ATGAAGACCGCGCTCATCACCGGATGTTCGTCCGGCTATGGACTGGAGATCGCCCGTCACTTCCATGCCCAAGGCTGGACCGTCATCGCCACCATGCGCAAGCCACGCGAAGATGTGCTTCCGAGGTCGGATCGCCTTCGCGTCCTTCCGCTCGACGTCACCGCACCCGCCAGCATCGCCGATGCCGTGGAGGCCGCGGGGCCGATCGATGTCCTGGTGAACAATGCGGGTATCGGCGTGGTCGGCGCCTTCGAGGCAACCCCAATGGCGCATGTGCGCAAGGTGTTCGAGACCAACACGTTCGGGGTGATGGCGATGACGCAGGCAGTCATCCCGCAGATGCGCGAGCGTCGATCCGGCGTGATCGTCAACGTGACCTCCAGCGTGACGCTGGCGCCGATGCCGCTCGCCGCGGCCTATACCGCCAGCAAGCAGGCCATAGAAGGCTTCACCGGTTCGCTGGCCCATGAACTCGCGGAGTTCGGCGTGCGAACGAAGCTGGTGGAGCCCGGTTACGCCCCAACCACGCGCTTTGCCGCAAATACCGACATTCCCGTCATGGATCTCATTCCTGAGACCTATGCGGACTATGCAGGCCCCATCTTCGCCGCCTTCGCCAATCCGCCGATGACGACCAAGGAAAGCGACGTCGCCGAGGCGGTGTGGATGGCCGCAAATGACACCACGGCCCGGCTGCGCTACCCGGCAGGAGCGGACGCCGTCGCACTCGCGTCGAACGCCTGA
- a CDS encoding sodium-dependent transporter encodes MSQGRDGFTTTFGALMATLGSAVGLGNIWKFPSLTGTNGGAGFLLVYLAATILVGLPVMISEIMLGRSARADAITSFEKLAPKGQWWWKVIGWMGFAAALLIMAFYSEVAGWVYAYIFKSLTGEIATTDPKAAEVVFGQMVSNPLSSLLWQWVVLGVTGFIIAFGVSKGIEAVTRRLMPLLFILLIVLCVRSLTLSGAGQGLAFLFEPDFTKITPAVMLTALGLAFFKLSLGMGTMLTYGSYFRENQNIAATATRVMFADLSVSLLAGIAIFPAVFAFGFEPAAGPSLVFMTIPAVFTSMPGGVVFMTLFFVLTAIASVGAILSLLEVVVAILSERFGLPRKVAAISTIAMIAMLGVPAALSQSLTADFKLFGLNPFDLFDFLSSNILLPLGGILICLFVGWVYGLAAPEKRLAEAGTPVQRVAIRGVFFLVRFVAPVAIAIVLLNGLGVI; translated from the coding sequence ATGTCTCAGGGTCGCGACGGGTTTACCACGACATTCGGCGCACTGATGGCCACCCTCGGGTCGGCCGTGGGGCTTGGCAACATCTGGAAATTTCCATCGTTGACTGGCACCAATGGCGGTGCCGGTTTTCTTTTGGTCTATCTCGCCGCGACCATTCTGGTCGGCCTGCCGGTGATGATCTCCGAGATCATGCTGGGTCGCAGCGCAAGGGCGGACGCGATCACCAGCTTCGAGAAGCTGGCGCCGAAAGGGCAGTGGTGGTGGAAGGTGATCGGCTGGATGGGCTTTGCCGCCGCGCTGCTGATCATGGCCTTCTATTCCGAGGTGGCCGGTTGGGTTTATGCCTACATCTTCAAGTCGCTGACCGGTGAAATCGCCACCACCGATCCGAAGGCGGCCGAGGTGGTGTTCGGCCAGATGGTGTCCAATCCGCTGTCCTCGCTCCTCTGGCAGTGGGTGGTGCTCGGCGTCACCGGCTTCATCATCGCCTTCGGTGTCTCGAAGGGTATCGAGGCCGTGACGCGTCGGCTGATGCCGCTGCTGTTCATCCTGCTTATCGTGCTCTGCGTGCGCAGCCTGACGCTCTCCGGGGCGGGGCAGGGGCTCGCCTTCCTGTTCGAGCCCGATTTTACCAAGATCACTCCGGCGGTCATGCTGACCGCGCTCGGACTCGCCTTCTTCAAGCTGTCCCTTGGCATGGGCACCATGCTGACCTACGGCAGCTACTTCCGCGAAAATCAGAACATCGCCGCCACGGCGACGCGCGTGATGTTCGCCGACCTTTCGGTGTCGCTGCTCGCCGGCATTGCCATCTTCCCGGCGGTGTTCGCGTTCGGCTTCGAACCGGCGGCCGGCCCGTCGCTTGTGTTCATGACCATCCCCGCCGTGTTCACGTCGATGCCGGGCGGCGTTGTGTTCATGACACTGTTCTTCGTCTTGACGGCCATCGCCAGCGTCGGCGCCATCCTGTCCCTGCTCGAGGTGGTGGTGGCCATTCTGTCGGAGCGCTTCGGCCTGCCGAGGAAAGTGGCGGCGATCAGCACCATTGCCATGATCGCCATGCTCGGCGTGCCGGCGGCCCTGTCGCAGAGCCTGACGGCCGACTTCAAGCTGTTCGGCCTCAATCCGTTCGATCTGTTCGACTTCCTGAGCTCGAACATCCTGCTGCCCCTGGGCGGCATCCTGATCTGCCTGTTCGTCGGCTGGGTCTATGGCCTCGCGGCTCCGGAGAAGCGGCTCGCCGAAGCCGGCACGCCGGTTCAGCGCGTTGCCATCCGGGGTGTGTTCTTCCTCGTTCGTTTCGTGGCGCCGGTCGCCATCGCCATCGTGCTGCTGAATGGCCTCGGGGTCATCTGA
- a CDS encoding MTH1187 family thiamine-binding protein produces the protein MVLLEFAMYPVGKGESLSPYVARSLDIIDRSGVAYQLTPMGTILEGEWNEVMAVVTQCFEAMRADCPRVEVALKVDYREGEASRLASKVASVEDRLGRKLSTG, from the coding sequence ATGGTCCTCTTGGAATTTGCGATGTACCCCGTCGGCAAGGGCGAAAGCCTCAGCCCCTATGTTGCCCGGTCGCTCGACATCATCGACAGGAGCGGCGTCGCCTACCAACTCACGCCCATGGGGACCATCCTCGAGGGCGAGTGGAACGAGGTGATGGCCGTGGTGACCCAGTGCTTCGAGGCCATGCGGGCCGACTGTCCGCGCGTCGAGGTGGCGCTGAAGGTCGACTATCGCGAGGGAGAGGCGAGTCGCCTTGCCAGCAAGGTCGCATCGGTCGAAGATCGATTGGGGCGCAAGCTCAGCACCGGCTGA
- a CDS encoding AraC family transcriptional regulator translates to MTDPLSDVIRLLNPKAIYSKGISGAGRWAVRYAEFGQPGFCAVTEGRCRLAVDGEAPVILEEGDFVLLPATPAFTMSGLEPAPVVRMDPKSGPPPEGEVRHGRAEGPPDVRQFGGYFTFASPDAALLVSLLPRMIHIRGVPRLAQLVNLVGEEAARDDIGRDLILARLVEILLVEALRAAPPQDAGPGLLRGLADPRIAIALRQMHGDVERPWTVPELAREAGMSRSAFFDRFVRLVGVRPMEYLLSWRMALAKTLLRGGGMALDEVARRIGYGSASTFSTAFSRHVGQPPRRFMHQAA, encoded by the coding sequence CTGACCGACCCGCTCTCCGACGTAATCCGGCTCCTCAACCCGAAGGCCATCTACTCCAAGGGGATCAGCGGAGCCGGCCGATGGGCAGTGCGCTACGCCGAGTTCGGTCAACCCGGCTTCTGCGCGGTGACGGAAGGCCGATGTCGCCTCGCCGTCGACGGCGAAGCACCGGTCATTTTGGAGGAAGGGGACTTCGTCCTCCTGCCGGCCACGCCGGCCTTCACCATGTCGGGATTGGAGCCGGCGCCCGTCGTGCGCATGGATCCGAAGAGCGGTCCGCCGCCTGAAGGAGAAGTCCGGCATGGTCGCGCCGAAGGGCCGCCGGACGTGCGGCAGTTCGGCGGCTATTTCACGTTTGCCTCGCCCGACGCCGCCCTGCTCGTCTCGCTGCTGCCGCGCATGATCCACATTCGTGGCGTCCCGCGACTGGCGCAACTGGTCAACCTCGTCGGCGAGGAAGCGGCGCGCGACGATATCGGCCGCGACCTCATTCTCGCGCGTCTGGTGGAAATCCTGCTGGTCGAGGCGCTTCGCGCCGCGCCGCCGCAGGATGCGGGGCCAGGCCTGCTGCGCGGGCTGGCCGATCCCCGCATCGCCATCGCGCTCCGCCAGATGCATGGCGACGTCGAGCGCCCCTGGACGGTGCCGGAACTGGCGCGCGAGGCCGGCATGTCGCGCTCTGCCTTTTTCGACCGCTTCGTCCGTCTGGTCGGGGTTCGCCCGATGGAATACCTGTTGTCCTGGCGCATGGCTCTCGCCAAGACCCTGCTGCGCGGCGGTGGCATGGCGCTTGACGAGGTGGCAAGACGGATCGGCTATGGGTCGGCCAGCACGTTCAGCACGGCTTTCAGCCGGCATGTCGGACAACCGCCCCGCCGCTTCATGCACCAGGCGGCATGA
- the katE gene encoding catalase — translation MAKQTQDRTAPAATIHDQTLLRGNGGELHQTQSGDAPTLTTAQGAPVADDQNTLKVGARGPSLIEDFHFREKIFHFDHERIPERVVHARGYGAHGYFETYESLAEFTRADIFQRAGEKTPAFVRFSTVAGSKGSFDLARDVRGFAVKLYTKEGNWDLVGNNIPVFFIQDAIKFPDVIHSVKPEPDRAFPQAQSAHDNFWDFISLTPESMHMIMWIMSDRAIPRSFRFMEGFGVHTFRFLDARDESTFVKFIWKPKLGLQSVMWNEAVKINGADPDFHRRDLWNAIQAGNFPEWELCVQLFDQEFADKFDFDVLDPTKLIPEEILPPRPVGRLVLDRMPDNFFFETEQVAFMTQNVPPGIDFSNDPLLQGRNFSYLDTQLKRLGSPNFTHLPINAPKCPFAHFQQDGHMAMRNPVGRANYQPNSWGEGPREDPARGTRSFREPIDGTKARLRPESFADHYSQARQFFNSQTTVEQKHIAMALTFELSRCENPVIRERMVAHLLNIDEALGATVADKLGIEKLPKPADAAVPPRDDLPASPALSIIENGPDSFVGRKVGVLVSNGCDGKLLKALQSAIEKEGAMVELIAPKVGGVVTADGSHLPAQYMIDGGPSVLFDAVALVLSAEGAQMLAKESTARDFVADAFAHCKFIAFTAEAAPLFEKAGVAPDADEGLIPLEGAASVSTFLASCRKLRLWAREAAVKL, via the coding sequence ATGGCCAAGCAAACGCAAGACCGCACAGCCCCGGCAGCAACGATCCACGACCAGACGCTGTTGCGGGGCAACGGCGGCGAGCTGCATCAGACGCAGTCCGGCGATGCCCCCACCTTGACGACCGCCCAGGGCGCGCCGGTGGCGGACGACCAGAACACCCTGAAGGTGGGCGCACGCGGTCCATCCCTCATCGAAGACTTCCATTTCCGCGAGAAAATCTTTCATTTCGACCACGAGCGCATTCCCGAGCGCGTCGTCCATGCGCGCGGTTACGGCGCGCACGGCTATTTCGAAACCTACGAGTCGCTGGCCGAGTTCACTCGCGCCGACATCTTCCAGCGGGCCGGCGAGAAGACGCCGGCATTCGTCCGTTTCTCGACCGTTGCCGGCTCCAAGGGATCGTTCGATCTCGCGCGCGACGTGCGCGGCTTTGCCGTCAAGCTCTACACCAAGGAGGGCAACTGGGACCTCGTCGGCAACAACATCCCCGTGTTCTTCATCCAGGACGCCATCAAGTTCCCCGACGTCATCCACTCGGTGAAACCGGAGCCCGACCGGGCCTTCCCCCAGGCGCAATCGGCGCATGACAACTTCTGGGACTTCATTTCGCTGACGCCGGAGTCGATGCACATGATCATGTGGATCATGTCCGACCGGGCCATTCCTCGCTCCTTCCGCTTCATGGAAGGCTTCGGCGTCCACACCTTCCGCTTCCTCGACGCCCGCGACGAGTCCACCTTCGTCAAGTTCATCTGGAAGCCCAAGCTCGGCTTGCAGTCGGTGATGTGGAACGAGGCGGTGAAGATCAACGGCGCCGACCCCGACTTTCACCGCCGCGATCTCTGGAACGCCATACAGGCGGGCAACTTCCCGGAGTGGGAGCTGTGCGTTCAGCTGTTCGACCAGGAGTTCGCCGACAAGTTCGACTTCGACGTGCTCGATCCCACCAAGCTCATCCCGGAGGAAATCCTGCCGCCGCGGCCGGTCGGCCGCCTTGTGCTCGACCGGATGCCGGACAACTTCTTCTTCGAGACCGAGCAGGTGGCGTTCATGACGCAGAACGTACCGCCCGGCATCGACTTCTCCAACGATCCGCTGCTGCAGGGCCGGAACTTCTCCTATCTCGATACGCAGCTGAAGCGCCTCGGTAGTCCCAACTTCACCCACCTTCCCATCAACGCGCCCAAGTGCCCGTTCGCCCACTTCCAGCAGGACGGACATATGGCGATGCGCAATCCGGTGGGGCGCGCCAACTACCAGCCGAACTCGTGGGGCGAAGGACCGCGCGAAGATCCCGCGCGCGGCACGCGGTCCTTCCGCGAGCCGATCGACGGAACAAAGGCAAGGTTGCGGCCGGAGAGCTTTGCCGACCACTACAGTCAGGCGCGGCAGTTCTTCAACAGCCAGACGACGGTCGAACAGAAGCACATCGCCATGGCGCTCACCTTCGAGCTCAGCCGATGCGAGAACCCGGTCATTCGCGAGCGCATGGTCGCGCACCTGCTCAACATCGACGAGGCACTCGGCGCCACCGTGGCCGACAAGCTCGGCATCGAAAAGCTGCCGAAGCCGGCCGACGCAGCCGTGCCGCCACGCGACGATCTGCCGGCCTCCCCCGCCCTCAGCATCATCGAGAACGGTCCCGACAGCTTTGTCGGCCGCAAGGTTGGCGTGCTGGTCTCCAACGGCTGCGACGGCAAGCTTCTCAAGGCGTTGCAGAGCGCCATCGAAAAGGAAGGGGCGATGGTCGAGCTGATCGCGCCCAAGGTCGGCGGCGTCGTGACAGCTGACGGCAGCCACCTGCCGGCGCAGTACATGATCGACGGCGGACCGTCGGTGCTGTTCGACGCCGTCGCGCTCGTCCTCTCGGCCGAAGGTGCCCAGATGTTGGCCAAGGAATCGACCGCCCGCGACTTCGTGGCCGACGCGTTCGCCCACTGCAAGTTCATCGCCTTCACCGCCGAAGCCGCTCCCCTGTTCGAGAAAGCCGGCGTTGCGCCGGATGCCGATGAAGGGCTTATCCCGCTTGAGGGCGCTGCGTCGGTGTCCACCTTCCTTGCGAGCTGTCGCAAGCTCCGATTGTGGGCTCGCGAAGCGGCCGTGAAGCTCTAG